Proteins from a single region of Longimicrobiaceae bacterium:
- a CDS encoding DUF2127 domain-containing protein — translation MPPPPVRTTQKRWLRVIASVKFLQGILLMLTGMAALRLLNPGAAAQLQQWVEGLSFREDYRLLQDVLTQVTGLSRRTLVGLGVGAFLYAGLFWTEGIGLWMGKRWAEYLTVIATASLVPWELYEVLHRGSLPKLLLLLGNLAVVVYLVVVLRRGSRAHAAEVQAASTPPSQREPKPEREREPADRAS, via the coding sequence GTGCCCCCACCCCCCGTCCGCACCACCCAGAAGCGCTGGCTGCGGGTGATCGCGAGCGTGAAGTTCCTCCAGGGCATCCTGCTCATGCTCACGGGCATGGCGGCGCTGCGCCTGCTGAACCCCGGCGCGGCGGCGCAGCTCCAGCAGTGGGTGGAGGGCCTGTCGTTCCGCGAAGACTACCGGCTGCTGCAGGACGTGCTCACCCAGGTCACCGGCCTCAGCCGGCGCACGCTGGTTGGGCTGGGCGTCGGCGCGTTCCTGTACGCCGGCCTCTTCTGGACCGAGGGCATCGGGCTGTGGATGGGGAAGCGCTGGGCCGAGTACCTCACCGTGATCGCCACGGCGTCGCTGGTGCCGTGGGAGCTGTACGAGGTGCTGCACCGCGGCTCGCTGCCCAAGCTGCTCCTGCTGCTGGGCAACCTGGCCGTGGTCGTCTACCTCGTCGTGGTGCTGCGCCGCGGCTCGCGCGCGCACGCGGCCGAGGTGCAGGCCGCGTCCACCCCGCCCTCGCAGCGCGAGCCGAAGCCGGAGCGCGAGCGGGAGCCGGCCGACCGCGCGTCGTGA
- a CDS encoding IS3 family transposase (programmed frameshift), translating to MEGKKNRRQFTAEFKIEAVRLVEQEGRSNAGVARELGIRPDMLRNWRRAAQGKGGLGKAEDVFPGNGRLPSAEEEIRRLRCEVEILRQEREILKKAAGLLCQRAAVRYDFIRSHASQYPVQTLCRVLEVSKAGYYAWKKRGRLVQRPARELEVRLHVRAAFGKSKGRYGSPRVYRELLAQGVRTSRRRIERLMREDGLCARPKRRVRAKTTDSSHTLRVAGNVLDRQFSTAECAGVDRVWVSDITYLPTREGWLYLAVVLDLKSRRVVGYAMSETMETTLVTRALEQALWSRPPPPGLIHHSDRGSQYASHEYQELLAQHGIVPTMSRKGNCWDNAVAESFFATMEWELVEREDWHTRAMAKRDTAEYIGTWYNTQRRHSSLEYLCPAEYEARLAFTPKAA from the exons ATGGAAGGGAAGAAGAATCGGCGGCAGTTCACGGCCGAGTTCAAGATCGAGGCGGTGCGTCTGGTGGAGCAGGAGGGGCGCTCGAATGCCGGTGTAGCCCGTGAGCTGGGGATCCGGCCCGACATGCTGCGCAACTGGAGGCGGGCGGCGCAGGGGAAGGGCGGGCTGGGGAAGGCGGAAGACGTCTTCCCAGGCAACGGACGGCTGCCCAGCGCGGAGGAGGAGATCCGCCGCCTGCGGTGCGAGGTGGAGATCCTGCGGCAGGAGCGCGAGATCCTAAAAAAAGCAGCGG GCCTTCTTTGCCAGAGAGCTGCGGTGAGGTACGACTTCATCCGCAGCCACGCGAGCCAGTATCCCGTGCAGACGCTCTGCCGGGTGCTGGAGGTGTCGAAGGCCGGGTACTACGCGTGGAAGAAGCGGGGTCGCCTCGTGCAGCGACCTGCGCGTGAGCTGGAGGTGCGGCTGCACGTGCGCGCCGCGTTCGGGAAGAGCAAGGGCCGGTACGGCAGCCCGCGCGTGTATCGAGAGCTTCTTGCCCAGGGCGTGCGCACGAGCCGCAGGAGAATCGAGCGGCTGATGCGCGAAGACGGCCTGTGTGCCCGGCCGAAGCGGCGTGTCCGTGCGAAGACAACGGACTCGTCCCATACGCTACGGGTCGCCGGGAACGTGCTGGACCGGCAGTTCTCGACCGCGGAGTGTGCGGGAGTGGATCGGGTATGGGTCAGTGACATCACGTACCTGCCTACACGCGAGGGCTGGCTCTACCTGGCCGTGGTATTGGACCTGAAGAGCCGGCGCGTGGTAGGCTATGCGATGTCGGAGACCATGGAGACGACGTTGGTCACCCGTGCCCTGGAGCAGGCGCTCTGGAGCAGGCCGCCGCCGCCGGGGCTGATCCACCACTCGGATCGTGGATCGCAGTACGCCTCGCACGAGTACCAGGAGCTCCTGGCGCAGCACGGCATCGTGCCCACCATGAGCCGCAAGGGGAACTGCTGGGACAACGCAGTTGCCGAGAGCTTCTTCGCTACGATGGAGTGGGAGCTGGTCGAGCGGGAGGACTGGCACACGCGGGCGATGGCCAAGCGCGACACGGCAGAGTACATCGGCACCTGGTACAACACCCAGCGCCGTCACTCCAGCCTCGAGTACCTCTGCCCGGCTGAGTACGAAGCACGGCTCGCCTTC